A part of Actinoallomurus bryophytorum genomic DNA contains:
- a CDS encoding arabinofuranosidase catalytic domain-containing protein, giving the protein MALALAMFTLGTPASTPAASAASSLPCDVYAAGGTPCAAAHSMTRALFTSYNGSLYQIKRSSDGQSRDVGLLSAGGYVDAAPQVSFCANTSCTVTKIYDQTSNHNDLPISWGGYWKGPGPNGADVGADAMALPVTVGGHPAYGIKVTPGVGYRIDHAAGVPTGSQPEGIYMVTSSNYVNQWCCFDYGSGENSHTDTGNATMNAIEWGTACWFGGCTGSGPWVEADLENGMYHTGSGSNKDANNSGVHFPFVSAWEKNNGTSNFTLKYGNAASGGLTTPYSGALPNGYSPMKVDSSLLLGTGGDNSVSGVGEFFEGAITKGYPSDSTENAVQSSITAAAYGSGGGSGSRTGALRAVGAGRCLDVPNASATPGVQVQIYDCSGGSNQTWTMSSSGQLSVSSGGATLCLDAYNNQTSSGTKVETWTCNGASNQQWRLNSNGTVTGVQSGLCLDVTSAGTANGSLVELWTCNGQSNQQWTLG; this is encoded by the coding sequence ATGGCCCTGGCTCTGGCGATGTTCACCCTCGGCACCCCGGCGTCCACACCCGCCGCCTCGGCGGCGTCGTCACTGCCGTGTGACGTCTACGCGGCGGGTGGCACGCCGTGTGCGGCGGCGCACAGCATGACCCGTGCGTTGTTCACGTCCTACAACGGGTCGCTCTACCAGATCAAGCGTTCCTCCGACGGGCAGTCCCGCGACGTCGGCCTCCTGTCGGCGGGCGGCTATGTCGACGCGGCCCCGCAGGTCTCGTTCTGCGCGAACACCTCCTGCACGGTCACGAAGATCTATGACCAGACCAGCAACCACAACGACCTGCCGATCTCCTGGGGCGGCTACTGGAAGGGCCCCGGGCCGAACGGCGCGGACGTCGGCGCGGACGCGATGGCGCTGCCGGTGACGGTGGGCGGGCACCCGGCGTACGGGATCAAGGTCACGCCGGGCGTCGGCTACCGCATCGACCACGCGGCGGGTGTGCCGACCGGCTCCCAGCCCGAGGGCATCTACATGGTGACCTCGTCGAACTACGTCAACCAGTGGTGCTGCTTCGACTACGGCAGCGGCGAGAACTCCCACACCGACACCGGCAACGCGACGATGAACGCGATCGAGTGGGGCACCGCGTGCTGGTTCGGCGGGTGCACGGGTTCCGGGCCGTGGGTGGAGGCCGACCTGGAGAACGGGATGTACCACACCGGGTCCGGCTCCAACAAGGACGCGAACAACTCGGGAGTGCACTTCCCGTTCGTCAGCGCGTGGGAGAAGAACAACGGCACGAGTAACTTCACGCTGAAATATGGAAACGCCGCCAGCGGCGGGCTGACGACGCCGTACTCGGGCGCCCTGCCGAACGGTTACTCGCCGATGAAGGTCGACAGCTCGCTCCTGCTGGGCACCGGCGGTGACAACAGCGTCAGCGGTGTCGGCGAGTTCTTCGAGGGCGCCATCACGAAGGGCTACCCCTCCGACTCGACCGAGAACGCGGTGCAGAGCAGCATCACGGCGGCCGCGTACGGATCGGGCGGCGGCTCCGGCTCCCGTACCGGTGCGCTGCGCGCGGTGGGGGCGGGCCGGTGCCTGGACGTGCCGAACGCGAGCGCGACTCCGGGTGTTCAGGTGCAGATCTATGACTGTTCGGGTGGTTCGAACCAGACCTGGACCATGAGCTCTTCGGGTCAGTTGTCGGTCAGCAGCGGCGGGGCGACGCTGTGCCTGGACGCGTACAACAACCAGACGTCTTCAGGGACGAAGGTGGAGACGTGGACGTGTAACGGGGCGTCCAACCAGCAGTGGCGGCTGAACTCCAACGGCACGGTCACGGGCGTGCAGTCGGGGTTGTGCCTGGACGTGACCAGCGCGGGCACCGCCAACGGCTCCCTGGTGGAGCTGTGGACCTGCAACGGCCAGTCGAACCAGCAGTGGACCCTCGGCTGA